The DNA segment ATTTTCTTTGGCTTCAACTGCCTGGTGAAGGCCATCGCTCCAGCGACGACCTTCCATCAAGCGGCCTGTGAATTCATCGACGATCACGATTTCGCCATCTTTTATCATATAATCGACGTCGAGATTATAAAGGTGATGCGCCTTCAGGCCTTGATACACATGGTGGATCAGTTCGATGTTCTGCGGATCGTAAAGATTTTCAATTTTCAAAAGTTCTTCGACACGACTGTTGCCATCTTCCGTTAGAGCAACGGTGCGGGACTTTTCTTCCATCGTGAAGTGAACGTCTTTTTTCAAATGCGGAATGATCGAGTTAATCAGGAAATATTTATCCGTCGAATCTTCCGCCGGGCCAGAAATGATTAACGGCGTTCGAGCTTCATCGATCAAAATCGAGTCACATTCATCGACGATTGCAAAGTTCAACGGCCGCTGTGCGAATTCGCTGAGATCAAACTTCATGTTGTCGCGAAGATAATCAAAGCCGAGTTCGTTATTTGTGCAGTACGAAATATCGGCGCGATATGCGCGGATCTTTTCCGCCTCACTTTGGCCGTGTCCAATGACATCGGTGGTTAATCCAAGCCAACCGTAAAGACGCCCCATCCATTCCGCATCCCGTTTGGCGAGATAGTCGTTCACGGTAACAATGTGAACACCTTTGCCTTCTAGGCCATTCAAATAGGCGGGCAAAGTTGCCACCAGGGTTTTACCTTCGCCTGTTCGCATCTCCGCAATCGACCCACGGTGTAAAATCATGCCGCCAATAAGCTGCACGTCGTAATGGCGCATCTTCAAAACGCGGCGACTCGCTTCGCGGCAAACGGCGAACGCCTCTGGCAAAACTGAGTCTAAACTCTCTCCTTTTGCGATCCGCTCTTTGAATTGAACAGATTGATTTTGAAGTTCTCCATCGGCCATGGCTTGGAACCGAGATTCGTAGCCATTGATTTTAGAAACGATGGGCCCAAGTCGCTTCATTTCGCGCTCGTGGGCGGTGCCGAAAACTTTCGTAAGTACCGAATTGATCATGCGCTTTAGACTACCTTTCGAATTAGCTCCTAGGCATCGAATTAGCTCCTAGGCACCCCAGAAATCGGGGTCTTTAGGCGCGCCGCATCGACCTGGCGCAATAGTTCAAATACTGTGACCGCAACGGCGTTTGACAAGTTGAGACTGCGAACTTCACCAGACATAGGGATTTTCAGCACCCGATCGGGCCGTGTCGTGACCCGCTGGACCTGCTCCCGGGCAAGGCCCACCGTCTCCTTCCCGAAAACCAGCCAATCCCCGCTCTCGAAGCTCGCTTCGTGAAGGCTGGTGTCGCCCCAGGTTTCGACAAAAAACACACGGTCTGGATCAAAGTCGCGCTCAATCGAAGTCGCCCATGCCTCAAAACTGGCATGCGAGTCCATTGCCAAATGCTTCCAATAGTCCAATCCTGCTCGTTTTACACGGGATTCGGTGATCTCAAAACCTAGCGGGTGAACAAGGTGGAGTTCCGAGTTTGTACCGACGCATGTACGACTGATGTTTCCGGTGTTCTCGGGAATCAGAGGCTCGACAAGAACCACCCGACACAAGGGCGATTCAAGGTGGCGCTGCGGTGGGAGGAACATTGAGTCCGACGACATCGCGACTGTATGTCACATTTCCGGGCGAACGGGGAGTTCATACTCTAAACCATGAAACCTTCTTAAAGTCCGTTCTTTCTTTTGACTCTCGGTCCAG comes from the Deltaproteobacteria bacterium genome and includes:
- a CDS encoding tRNA (cytidine(34)-2'-O)-methyltransferase → MFLPPQRHLESPLCRVVLVEPLIPENTGNISRTCVGTNSELHLVHPLGFEITESRVKRAGLDYWKHLAMDSHASFEAWATSIERDFDPDRVFFVETWGDTSLHEASFESGDWLVFGKETVGLAREQVQRVTTRPDRVLKIPMSGEVRSLNLSNAVAVTVFELLRQVDAARLKTPISGVPRS